Proteins encoded together in one Anaerococcus murdochii window:
- a CDS encoding AAA family ATPase, with protein sequence MRNFHKKIEEFKNKYPLDKDLEDRIPNPKFLYMGNTILEEAIAAILAGKNILLVGDKSTGKNVLAENLAYLFARPMWNISFHVSVDASSLIGDDTLKSGSVTFREGPISLASRYGGFAVLDEINMAKNEAMAVLHSVLDYRRRIDVPGYKLINVHPATRFIGTMNYGYEGTRDLNEALLSRFAIIKMPRILDNDLKYLIKTHHPDLKEAYINDLANFFHDLKDKASAHEISDSAPDLRGIFDGLDLIKEGLEFKEAMRLCLVNKIFDDYEADLVEDLLKARFPENIYQKDMTND encoded by the coding sequence ATGAGAAACTTTCATAAAAAAATCGAAGAATTTAAAAATAAATATCCACTCGACAAGGACCTAGAAGACAGGATTCCCAATCCCAAATTTTTATACATGGGAAATACCATCTTGGAAGAGGCAATTGCAGCCATCCTTGCCGGCAAAAATATACTTTTGGTTGGAGATAAGTCCACAGGAAAAAACGTCCTTGCAGAAAATTTGGCCTATCTTTTTGCCAGACCTATGTGGAATATTTCTTTCCATGTAAGCGTTGATGCCTCAAGCCTAATTGGCGATGACACATTAAAATCGGGATCTGTTACCTTTAGGGAAGGACCAATTTCTCTTGCCAGTCGATATGGTGGTTTTGCTGTTCTAGATGAAATAAATATGGCAAAAAACGAAGCCATGGCCGTCCTCCACTCTGTCCTTGACTACAGGAGAAGGATTGATGTACCTGGCTACAAACTAATTAACGTCCACCCTGCCACCCGCTTTATAGGGACTATGAACTACGGCTACGAGGGCACTCGTGACCTAAACGAAGCCCTTTTATCTAGGTTTGCCATTATCAAAATGCCAAGGATTTTAGATAATGATTTAAAATACCTTATAAAAACCCATCACCCAGACCTTAAGGAAGCTTATATAAACGACCTTGCAAACTTTTTTCACGACCTAAAAGACAAGGCATCAGCTCACGAGATTTCCGACTCTGCCCCAGATTTAAGGGGGATTTTTGACGGACTCGACCTAATCAAGGAAGGCCTAGAATTTAAGGAAGCAATGAGACTTTGTCTGGTAAATAAGATTTTCGATGACTATGAGGCCGACCTCGTTGAAGACTTACTAAAAGCTCGCTTCCCAGAAAACATCTACCAAAAAGACATGACAAATGACTAG
- a CDS encoding vWA domain-containing protein yields MTRDQDQINENRIYNLQWAGASNYDFENFIIGENIDGNPDFYLNLIIGLSIKYLGQEEIQNLFDAWAYNPRRDRYDLALIYILEDFAYNKEIEQRPVLESLRRTYAQKFLDDKYDLQRRNLALRQNQIYRLEVLRMKEILGENPGKVSKKDSALYKNLKLPDDTDRSNLEKRVIDLFKSYLGYSENNILKNLPSLNLSLFESAGMVSLERSNMPANFAGKAQKSRGLGTFILDFKIKKRKESLAYIEKTFGKGLFDEKIRLGIERDLCTGGHKKSRLFYTRGISENDRDLDQDLNKKAIQRHLLKFKENKSAYTRAIAVLSKEIKLKLNLTSSFDEDISQRGKLVSHLAYKAEITDRARIFKKKNLVTDPSMKVDLLVDGSASLLDKESEVAIEAYILAKSLENNSILVRVISFQTVGDFTILTILKDYDEKAEIKKIFRFKAMGWNRDGLVFRAYRAILDKNIKDTLSIILTDANPQDLKPLITDGFKFNRPYQDQVGLEDAKKNLNILRKKGLKIAAIISGDHVENAREIYRSNFIKIDKASAIANACGKFIKKQISSIDK; encoded by the coding sequence ATGACTAGGGATCAAGACCAAATTAATGAAAATAGAATATATAACCTCCAATGGGCAGGGGCATCTAATTACGACTTTGAAAATTTTATCATAGGAGAAAATATTGACGGCAATCCCGATTTTTACCTCAATTTGATAATTGGCCTATCTATAAAATATCTGGGCCAAGAAGAAATTCAAAATCTTTTTGATGCCTGGGCCTATAACCCAAGACGTGATAGGTACGACCTCGCCTTAATCTATATCCTAGAAGACTTTGCCTACAATAAAGAAATCGAGCAAAGACCAGTTTTAGAGTCTTTAAGAAGGACCTATGCCCAAAAATTCCTTGACGACAAGTACGACCTCCAAAGGAGAAACCTTGCCCTTAGGCAAAATCAAATTTACAGGCTAGAAGTTCTTAGAATGAAGGAAATTTTAGGAGAAAATCCTGGGAAAGTTTCCAAAAAAGATTCAGCACTTTATAAAAATCTTAAATTGCCAGATGATACTGACAGGTCAAATTTAGAAAAAAGAGTCATAGATCTTTTTAAATCCTACCTAGGATATAGTGAAAATAATATCCTGAAAAATTTACCATCCTTAAATCTTTCTCTCTTTGAAAGTGCAGGCATGGTTAGCCTTGAAAGGTCAAATATGCCAGCAAACTTTGCTGGTAAAGCTCAAAAATCGAGAGGTCTTGGAACTTTCATCCTTGATTTTAAAATCAAAAAAAGAAAAGAAAGCCTAGCTTACATAGAAAAAACCTTTGGCAAAGGACTTTTTGATGAAAAAATTAGGCTGGGAATTGAAAGAGATCTCTGCACTGGCGGTCACAAAAAATCTAGACTTTTTTATACTAGGGGTATTTCAGAAAATGATAGGGACCTTGACCAAGATCTTAATAAAAAGGCTATCCAAAGGCATCTCTTAAAATTTAAGGAAAATAAATCCGCCTACACAAGGGCCATTGCAGTCTTATCCAAAGAGATAAAGCTTAAATTAAATCTCACTTCATCTTTTGATGAAGACATTTCTCAAAGAGGAAAACTCGTCTCCCACCTTGCCTACAAGGCCGAAATTACCGACAGAGCAAGGATTTTTAAGAAGAAAAACTTGGTGACCGACCCATCAATGAAGGTAGACCTTTTAGTTGACGGATCAGCCTCCCTCCTTGATAAGGAATCAGAAGTCGCTATCGAAGCCTATATCCTGGCCAAATCTCTTGAAAACAACTCTATCTTAGTTAGGGTGATTTCCTTTCAAACAGTGGGCGATTTTACAATCCTAACCATCCTCAAAGACTACGACGAAAAGGCCGAAATCAAGAAAATTTTTCGTTTTAAGGCCATGGGCTGGAACAGGGACGGGCTTGTATTTCGTGCCTATAGGGCGATTTTGGATAAAAATATCAAAGACACCCTATCCATAATCCTCACAGATGCCAATCCCCAAGACCTAAAGCCTCTAATTACTGACGGTTTTAAATTTAATAGGCCCTACCAAGACCAGGTTGGCCTTGAAGATGCCAAGAAAAACCTCAATATCCTCAGGAAAAAAGGCCTGAAAATTGCTGCTATCATAAGTGGCGACCATGTTGAAAATGCCAGGGAAATTTACAGATCAAACTTCATAAAAATCGACAAGGCAAGCGCCATAGCTAATGCCTGCGGGAAATTTATAAAAAAACAAATATCGTCCATAGACAAATAA
- a CDS encoding ABC transporter ATP-binding protein produces the protein MIKIENLYKSYGQGQAKVEVLKNIDLDIEKGKIICILGPSGSGKSTLLNIIGGIESIDSGEVHVLGEDLAKMSKKALENYRREKLGFVFQFYNLISDLNVFENIEVGKYLAKNPLDINKLVEDLGIKDQVNKFPNEISGGQAQRTSIARALIKRPEILICDEPTGALDYESAKEVLDLLEKMNQDYGSTILIASHNIQISKMCDYILNLHDGKVKSYIKNERKILAKEVTW, from the coding sequence ATGATCAAAATTGAAAACTTATATAAAAGTTACGGTCAAGGCCAAGCAAAGGTTGAAGTCTTGAAAAATATTGACCTTGACATAGAAAAAGGCAAAATCATCTGCATTTTAGGACCTTCTGGATCTGGCAAGTCCACCCTACTTAATATTATCGGAGGTATTGAATCTATCGATTCTGGCGAGGTCCATGTTTTAGGAGAAGACCTTGCTAAGATGAGCAAAAAAGCCTTAGAAAACTATAGACGAGAAAAATTAGGTTTTGTATTTCAGTTTTACAATCTAATTAGTGACCTTAATGTCTTTGAAAATATAGAAGTCGGAAAGTATCTGGCAAAAAATCCCCTAGATATAAATAAACTTGTGGAAGATTTGGGAATAAAAGACCAGGTTAATAAATTTCCTAATGAAATATCTGGCGGTCAGGCTCAGAGAACCTCAATTGCTAGGGCCCTTATAAAAAGACCAGAAATCCTTATTTGTGACGAACCAACAGGTGCTCTTGATTACGAAAGTGCCAAGGAAGTCCTTGACTTGCTTGAAAAAATGAACCAGGACTATGGTTCAACAATCCTTATTGCCAGCCACAACATACAAATAAGCAAGATGTGTGACTATATCCTAAACCTACACGATGGCAAGGTAAAATCATACATAAAAAACGAAAGAAAAATTTTAGCAAAGGAAGTAACTTGGTAA